The segment TGAAGGCCTTGCCTCAGGCGGAACTGCAATATTAAACGGTGATGACCACCGGTGCCGTGACTTGGGCAGGAATTTCAAGGGCAAGAAAATTTATTTCGGTTTAAACGAGGGTAATGAGCTTAGGGCAGTGAATATTAAGCAGCAGGGGTGGCGCACATATTTTTCCGTGCCGGCATTGGGGGCAGGGGAATTTCACCTGCCATTGCCAGGGCTTCATAATATTCGTAATGCGATGTCTGCGTTAGCAGTTGCCAGCTCAATGAATATACCCGTACCGCTGATGCAGGAGGGCTTAGAGAATGTGTCTCTTTCCTCTATGCGCCTCGAAACACTAAGAGGTGTTGATAGCAGCTTAATTATCAACGACGCTTATAATGCCAATCCTGCATCTACCATGGCTTCACTTCAGATATTGAAGGAATTTGCTAGGAAAAGAAGCATTGCGGTGCTAGGTGATATGTTTGAGCTGGGGGAATATTCAGAGGAGGGGCATAGAGAAGTCGGGCGAAAGACGGTAGAATTAGGAATTGATTATTTATTTACTGTAGGCAACATGGCTGAATCTATCGGTAAGGAAGCTATTAAACAGGGTATGGAGACTGACCGCGTCTATCATTTCCCCAAGAGAGAAGAGGCCCTTACGGCAGTACAAAGTATTATCCGGAAAGGCGATACTGTCTTGGTAAAAGGATCGCGGGGAATGCAGATGGAATCCATTGCTCAGGGATTGACGGCGAGGGATTAAAATGTACAATTTTTCTTGGGCTATCGGTATGGCATTTGTTATGACAGTTATTTCCGGGCCAATACTGATACCTTTTCTCAAAAAATTAAAGTTTGGACAGTATATCAGGCAGGATGGACCTGCCGCTCATTTTCGCAAAGCAGGCACTCCAACCATGGGCGGTATAATGTTTTTAATCGGCATTGTTGTTGCACTATTCTTTGCCGTTGAGTCAAAGTTGTCCGCAACATCTGTCACGTTGCTGGTAGTCACTCTTGGTCACGGTATCATTGGGTTTGCAGACGACTTTATTAAGATTGTTCGGGGCCGCTCGCTGGGGCTGCGGGCTAGGGACAAAATTCTGGCTCAGCTATTATTAGGTATTTTTTTAGCATTTATGGCCACAAATTATATTGGCTTGGGTACATTTGTAAAGATTCCCTTAATTCACGTAACTTGGGAAATGGGCTTCTGGTATTACCCCTTTGTGCTGCTTGTGTTGATAGGCACTACAAATGCTGTTAATTTAACCGATGGGCTGGATGGTTTAGCGGCAGGGTCAATGTTATTCGCCAGTCTTGGTTATGCATTAATTGCTTTGATGACGGAAGCACCGGAAATTGCGTTATTTGGTTTGGCAGTGGCAGGTGGATGTGCCGGCTTTTTGGTATATAATAAACACCCGGCCAGGATATTTATGGGGGATACCGGGTCGTTGGCCTTGGGAGCGGCACTGGCTAGTATGGCTGTGTTTTCTAAGACGGAGCTAATTTTACCATTGGTGGGCGGAATATTTGTGATTGAAACCCTGTCTGTTATTATCCAGGTAATTTCTTTTAGGCTTACCGGTAGAAGGGTGTTTAGAATGAGCCCGCTGCACCATCATTTTGAACTTGCCGGTTGGTCCGAGCGCCGGGTTGTAAGAGTGTTCTGGCTGGTGTCATTTGTATTTTCATTAGTAGGAATAGCAGCACTATATAATTTTGCCTGAAAGCACATCTAAAGAGGTGATAATTTATGGAGCTAAAAAAAAGTAAGGTATTAGTGGTAGGTATGGCGCGAAGTGGTGTGGCTGCCGCGACGATGTTGGCCCGAGAAGCAGCGATAGTAACAATTTGTGATATTAAACAGGCGGATGCGTTGCAAGAGCCGATTAACAACTTAAGTAGAGCGGATATCGAAATTGTTACCGGAGGGTATCCACCGGTAGAGGGGAACTTTGACCTGGTAATTGCCAGTCCCGGAGTTCCTGCAGATGTTCAGCCATTTATCCAGGCGGCGAATGTGGGTATCCCTGTTTGGAGCGAGCTAGAATTGGCTGCCCTGTTTATCCAGGGTCCGATAGTGGCGGTAACCGGGACAAATGGTAAAACAACCACTACGGCACTGATTGGTGAAATGTTTATTCAAGCCGGTGTACCAACGGTGGTGGGCGGCAACATAGGTACGCCGCTGGTCGGGGAAGTGCAGAAAACCACAGATAAGCATGTAACTGTAGCAGAGGTGAGTAGTTTCCAACTTGAATGGGTAGAAAAATTTCACCCTCGGGTTGCAGTGATTTTGAATATTACTCCGGACCACCTAGACCGTCATGGTACCATGGAAAATTATATTGCAACCAAAGCTAGAATTTTTAAGGCGCAGAATTTGGCCGACTATACAGTTCTTAATTATGATGATCCAAAAGTAAGAAAATTAGCGGCAGAAGCATCGGGACAGGTGATATTTTTCAGCAGCAAACATACCTTAAAAACAGGAGTTTCTGTGGACAATGGTTTTATTACTATTAAACAGGAAGAAGACTTACAAGTAATCTCTGTGGAGGAAGTTGGCATCAAGGGTGCCCATAATATCGACAATGCTTTGGCTGCCGTTGCTGCCGGATGGGCATTGGGACTGACTGCAGCACAGTTAAAAGAGACGCTTGCGGCATTTCCTGGGGTAGAACATCGTTTGGAATTTGTCCGTGAGATTAATCAAGTGAGATACATAAATGATTCCAAAGGCACTAATCCTGATGCGTCAATTAAGGCATTAGAGGCTTTTCCAAATCCGATTATACTTATTGCAGGCGGCAAGAATAAAGGCAGTGATTTTAGTGAGTTTGCTCAGTTAATCAAAGCCCGGGCCAAGGATGTAATCCTGCTAGGCGAGGCCGCGGATGAAATTCAGCACGCATTAAGTAACATTGGCTTCACCAGGGTTCATCAGGTGTCTGATTATCAGCGTGCAGTTCCTTTGGCTGAGGAATTGGCTGAACCAGGAGATATTGTACTTTTATCTCCTGCCTGTGCCAGTTGGGATATGTTTGGCAGCTATGAGGAACGGGGAAAATTGTTTAAAGAGTTGGTAAATAGCTTGAGGGGGTAGAGCTTTGCCAGGTAAGCGCAAATCTCCGGATTTTTTAATATTTTTTGTCACCCTGCTTCTACTGAGCGTGGGAATTGTAATGGTGTTCAGTGCCAGCGCCTATTCGTCGTATATGACGTATGGGGATGCTTATTATTACTTAAAAAAGCAGCTTTTGTGGGCGTTGTTGGGTGTGGCAGCCATGGTTTTTACCATGAATATTGACTACCGCCAGGTTAAAAAATATGTACGGCCCATATTTACTGTTTCCGTTGTTCTCTTAATAACAGTTCTGGCAGTGGGAGTGGCTAAAAACGGTTCCACCCGTTGGTTGGGGATTGGTCCCATTGGTTTTCAACCTTCTGAAATAATGAAACTGGCTATGGTCATGTATATGGCCAAACGCTTGTCTGAGCGCGGCGAGCGTCTCACGGAATTTAGCAAGGGATTAATGCCGCATCTAGGTATCTTAAGCGGAGTTTGTCTATTGATACTTGCCCAGCCGGATTTGGGCACTGCAGTGGCCATTGCCGGTACGACATATTTACTATTTTTGATAGCCGGTGCAAAAAAGAGTCATTTAAGTTTTTTAGCTGTTGCAGGTGTGGGCTTGGTTATCCTGGCAATTATTCTCGAGCCTTATCGCATGGAAAGGTTTGTGGCCTTTTGGGATCCTTGGAAAAATCCCAGCGATACCGGTTGGCAAACCATTCAGTCATTGCTGGCCCTGGGCTCGGGCGGGTTCTTTGGCGTGGGTCTGGGTCAGAGCAAGCAGAAACTTTTTTATCTCCCTGAGCGACATACGGACTTTATTTACGCAATTTTAGGTGAAGAACTGGGATTTATCGGTGCTGTTATCGTCCTAATCTTATTTTTCATCTTTATCTGGCGTGGCTTTCGCGTTGCGGTGACCATCAGAGACAATTATGGCAGTCTCCTTGCTGCGGGGATAACCTTAATGGTGACCATTCAGGCATTAATTAATATTGCTGTGGTGACAGGGTCCATGCCCGTTACTGGAATAACCCTGCCCTTTATCAGTTATGGTGGTTCTTCCTTGACTCTTAGTTTGGTAGGGGTAGGAATGCTGCTGAACATATCACGGTATACCTAAATTCAGCAGCTACATTTTTTCAATGTATAGGAAATTATGGGTTGTGGATAATTTCCTATACATGGGGGTTGTTAAGGGGGCTTGCCCCCTTATGTTAAATGCAGGAGGGTCACAGCGAAGCGACCTAGGGAACCAGGGGTTCCCTGGGTAAGAACAAAAGCATTACCTTTAAGTGCCGGAAGGCATGAAATGCTTTTGTTCTTTAAACGGGACAAGTTGTAACAAAGTGTGGTGATTTTATGCGAGTCTTATTTTCCGGTGGGGGAACCGGGGGGCACATTTACCCAGCACTAGCGGTTAGTGGTGCGCTGACAAAGGATTATCCCGGGGTTGAGTTACTTTATGTTGGTACGCCTTACGGGTTAGAGTCAAAATTAGTTCCCAGGGAGGGTATTCGCTTCAAGACTGTCAACGTTAGCGGTTTGAAGCGCAAGCTTTCGCTGGATACTATTGTTTGGGCGGGGCAAACCACCGGGGCAGCAGCTCAGGCGGTAAAACTGTTAAAAGAATTTAGGCCTGACGTTGTGGTGGGGACCGGTGGATATGTCTGTGCCCCGGTTATTTTGGCGGCGGCCGTGCTGCGTGTACCCAGTATACTACATGAACAAAATGCCTTTCCGGGAAAAACCAATCGATGGTTAGCTCCTTTTGCACAGAAGATTTTAGTCAATTTTGCTGAATCGAAACAGTATTTTGGTCGCCAACGCGGAAAGGTGATTACTACCGGTCTGCCTGTGCGTCGGGAAATTATTGATATTTCCCGGAAAAAGGGGGCAGAAATACTTGGTGTTTCGCCGGACAGGCTCACCTTGATGGTGGTGGGCGGCAGTCAGGGAGCAAAAAGCATTAACCAGGCGGTTTTGCCGTTGGCAGCAAAAGTTGCGGCCAACCCCAGGCTCCAGTTGATTTGGGCCACCGGCGAAAGCCAATATGATTGGGTTATTGAACGGCTGCAGCAGGATGGAATAAAATCGGGCCAGGTGGGCAATATTACCATAAAACCCTATTTGCACCAGGTTGCGGCAGCATTGGCGACAGCGGATTTGATTATTTCCCGGGCAGGCGCTACGTTTCTGGCCGAAATTACTGCGCGGGGTATTGCTTCAATCTTGGTACCATACCCTTATGCTACGGATAACCATCAGGAATATAACGCTAGGTCATTGGTTAAAAAGGGTGCAGCACTAATGGTGGCTGACGAAGAGCTATCTAAAGGTATATTAGTGGACAAGGTAGAAGACCTGCTATCAAAGAGAAAAGTACTTGAAACAATGTCCCAATCGTCCCAAAAGTGTGGTAAACCCGAGGCGCTTGAACAAATTGTCAAAGAGATTGTTAGTTGTATCTCAGTCTAGTCACACCACGAAGATAACTGCATAATATGAGTGTATCAATAACAATGTCATAAATGGATGGCCGAAAGTCCGCCGTAGGCATAGGAGACTTGTCAGCGTGCTGGCTTAGTCGTACTTGTGCTCTTGAGTATAAAAAAGACTTTTCAACTTGGTGTTTAAGGCACAATTGGGAAACCGCTGAAAGAGGCGAGGATTTTCGAATATGTCATAAATGGAGTGAGGTGGCAGCTATGTCAGCAGAATTTGGTCTAACACATTTCATTGGGATAGGTGGAGCAGGGATGAGTGCTATTGCTACTGTTTTGCTCCAATCTGGTTGCCCGGTATCCGGTTCTGATTTAAATGATTCACCCGTTGTTTCACGGCTTAGAGAAATGGGTGCTCAAATATTAATCGGTCACAATGCAAGTAATTTGCCTGCTAACGCGGAAAGAGTAGTATTTTCTACGGCTATATCCCTGGAAAACTCGGAGGTTCAGGCGGCAAAACAGCGTGGGATACCGATCATACATCGGGCGGATATGCTTAGTAAGATGATGAACAAACAGAAAGGCATTGCCATTTCTGGAGCCCATGGGAAAACTACCACCAGTGCAATGATAGGAATGATATTATTGGAAAATGGTCTTGACCCCACGGTGGTTGTCGGGGGGTATGTTACGGCGTTTAACGGTAATTCTCGCCGGGGAAAAGGGGACTATTTAGTAGCAGAGGCCGATGAAAGTGACGGTTCTTTTTTAAAGCTTTATCCTCATGTGGCAATTGTTACCAATGTTGAAGATGACCATATGGACTATTACCAATCTTTAGAAAATATTCAAACTGCCTTTAAGCAATTTGTGAGTAAGGTTCCTGAAGATGGGTTAGTAGTTCTATGTACGGATGACCTGTTTTTAAGAAGGATGGCTAGAGAGGTAAAGGTACCTTTACTAACCTACGGTACTAATGAATATGCTGATTTTACCGCCCGTAACATTGAGGTGAATGGTGGTACAACTGCTGATATCTGGTATGGAGATAGCTGTCTCGGAAAATTAAACCTCGCAGTACCCGGAAGACACAATCTACTAAATGCTCTTGCCGGTATTGCCGTAGCTTTTCAATTGGGTCTTTCTTTTGAAC is part of the Metallumcola ferriviriculae genome and harbors:
- a CDS encoding UDP-N-acetylmuramoyl-tripeptide--D-alanyl-D-alanine ligase; the protein is MLSTLGSISNAVHGQLQGDGNQTVTGISIDTRTLESGELFFALRGERDGHQFLEAAQYRGAAGAVVNIYQENLSLPQIVVKDSLQALQSLAQKKLAMLKVHVVAVTGSNGKTTTKDIIASVLGTKYRTLKTQGNFNNEIGLPLTLLQLDERYQAAVVEMAMRGRDQIRRLTEIAPPNVGVITNISSTHMELLGSMKNIAAAKGELLEGLASGGTAILNGDDHRCRDLGRNFKGKKIYFGLNEGNELRAVNIKQQGWRTYFSVPALGAGEFHLPLPGLHNIRNAMSALAVASSMNIPVPLMQEGLENVSLSSMRLETLRGVDSSLIINDAYNANPASTMASLQILKEFARKRSIAVLGDMFELGEYSEEGHREVGRKTVELGIDYLFTVGNMAESIGKEAIKQGMETDRVYHFPKREEALTAVQSIIRKGDTVLVKGSRGMQMESIAQGLTARD
- the mraY gene encoding phospho-N-acetylmuramoyl-pentapeptide-transferase, whose amino-acid sequence is MYNFSWAIGMAFVMTVISGPILIPFLKKLKFGQYIRQDGPAAHFRKAGTPTMGGIMFLIGIVVALFFAVESKLSATSVTLLVVTLGHGIIGFADDFIKIVRGRSLGLRARDKILAQLLLGIFLAFMATNYIGLGTFVKIPLIHVTWEMGFWYYPFVLLVLIGTTNAVNLTDGLDGLAAGSMLFASLGYALIALMTEAPEIALFGLAVAGGCAGFLVYNKHPARIFMGDTGSLALGAALASMAVFSKTELILPLVGGIFVIETLSVIIQVISFRLTGRRVFRMSPLHHHFELAGWSERRVVRVFWLVSFVFSLVGIAALYNFA
- the murD gene encoding UDP-N-acetylmuramoyl-L-alanine--D-glutamate ligase; this translates as MELKKSKVLVVGMARSGVAAATMLAREAAIVTICDIKQADALQEPINNLSRADIEIVTGGYPPVEGNFDLVIASPGVPADVQPFIQAANVGIPVWSELELAALFIQGPIVAVTGTNGKTTTTALIGEMFIQAGVPTVVGGNIGTPLVGEVQKTTDKHVTVAEVSSFQLEWVEKFHPRVAVILNITPDHLDRHGTMENYIATKARIFKAQNLADYTVLNYDDPKVRKLAAEASGQVIFFSSKHTLKTGVSVDNGFITIKQEEDLQVISVEEVGIKGAHNIDNALAAVAAGWALGLTAAQLKETLAAFPGVEHRLEFVREINQVRYINDSKGTNPDASIKALEAFPNPIILIAGGKNKGSDFSEFAQLIKARAKDVILLGEAADEIQHALSNIGFTRVHQVSDYQRAVPLAEELAEPGDIVLLSPACASWDMFGSYEERGKLFKELVNSLRG
- the spoVE gene encoding stage V sporulation protein E; the protein is MPGKRKSPDFLIFFVTLLLLSVGIVMVFSASAYSSYMTYGDAYYYLKKQLLWALLGVAAMVFTMNIDYRQVKKYVRPIFTVSVVLLITVLAVGVAKNGSTRWLGIGPIGFQPSEIMKLAMVMYMAKRLSERGERLTEFSKGLMPHLGILSGVCLLILAQPDLGTAVAIAGTTYLLFLIAGAKKSHLSFLAVAGVGLVILAIILEPYRMERFVAFWDPWKNPSDTGWQTIQSLLALGSGGFFGVGLGQSKQKLFYLPERHTDFIYAILGEELGFIGAVIVLILFFIFIWRGFRVAVTIRDNYGSLLAAGITLMVTIQALINIAVVTGSMPVTGITLPFISYGGSSLTLSLVGVGMLLNISRYT
- the murG gene encoding undecaprenyldiphospho-muramoylpentapeptide beta-N-acetylglucosaminyltransferase; the protein is MRVLFSGGGTGGHIYPALAVSGALTKDYPGVELLYVGTPYGLESKLVPREGIRFKTVNVSGLKRKLSLDTIVWAGQTTGAAAQAVKLLKEFRPDVVVGTGGYVCAPVILAAAVLRVPSILHEQNAFPGKTNRWLAPFAQKILVNFAESKQYFGRQRGKVITTGLPVRREIIDISRKKGAEILGVSPDRLTLMVVGGSQGAKSINQAVLPLAAKVAANPRLQLIWATGESQYDWVIERLQQDGIKSGQVGNITIKPYLHQVAAALATADLIISRAGATFLAEITARGIASILVPYPYATDNHQEYNARSLVKKGAALMVADEELSKGILVDKVEDLLSKRKVLETMSQSSQKCGKPEALEQIVKEIVSCISV
- the murC gene encoding UDP-N-acetylmuramate--L-alanine ligase, which codes for MSAEFGLTHFIGIGGAGMSAIATVLLQSGCPVSGSDLNDSPVVSRLREMGAQILIGHNASNLPANAERVVFSTAISLENSEVQAAKQRGIPIIHRADMLSKMMNKQKGIAISGAHGKTTTSAMIGMILLENGLDPTVVVGGYVTAFNGNSRRGKGDYLVAEADESDGSFLKLYPHVAIVTNVEDDHMDYYQSLENIQTAFKQFVSKVPEDGLVVLCTDDLFLRRMAREVKVPLLTYGTNEYADFTARNIEVNGGTTADIWYGDSCLGKLNLAVPGRHNLLNALAGIAVAFQLGLSFEQIANSLSNFKGVGRRFQTIGRGGGIWVVDDYAHHPTEIKATVNAAKDTDVQRIIAVFQPHRYTRTKQLYREFGQAFQQADLVILDDVYSAGEGPVEGVSSKLIYQELSHRQQAEMVSGKENIVSLLEKTVRPGDLILTLGAGDVWKVAEMIVERLGINGGAK